In Deltaproteobacteria bacterium, the genomic stretch ACCATCTGTCGCCGCTCTGCGGCCCGTTCGTCGGCACTGGGTTGGGCGTTGCTACTGCTGTAATGGACGCCAACCAACAAACATGCCGCGCACAGCGCTGCCACCGTCGAAGTGTGGCTGAGCCGCGAGAATATAGAGGGACTTTGACGCACGCTGAAAGACATCTGCTAGCCCGGATTATTCATCGCTGCGGCGCGATCGAAGTGAAACTCTTCCGGAGCGAAGGCAACAGATATCCGCTTCGACGCCGCCTTGTAGGGGGGCGACCGGCGGTCGCCCTGCTCTGCGAATCGCAGTGAAAAGGTCGAAGAGATGCCAAGCATCGGCGCATTAAACCGAACGATTTGCGCTGATGCCTGCGCTCCTCCAGAGTTCCACTTCGATCGACACAGTGTCATGGGTTTTCCCGGTCGCATGAATAATTCGGGCTAGCGCGACTTGGCGGCGCGCCGCGCGGCTTCTTGAACGGCGCGCGCTGCGTAGACCTTTGCTAAATGAGCGCGGTAGTCGGCGCTGGCGTGCAGGTCTTCGAGAGGTTCTAGAGCATCGGCGATTGTCGCTGCGGCACTGACGATCAGTTTGTCGGTGAGTTTTTTGCCACGCAACAGGTCGGCGACCGCGGCGGCGCGAAACGGTCTGTCGGCCAAGCCGGTCACGCCAATGCCGATGTCTTCGCAGCTACCTTTGCCATTCACTCGAACCCAGGCGGCGACGCCGACGATGGCGAAGCCGGAGGCCTGCTGGGGCATTTTCAAATAGACGCTGCCGGTGCGGCGCTGGGGCAAGGGAATGCGAATCTCGCTCAGAATTTCCGTCGGCGCGGTGGCGCTGGTCATTGGGCCGATGAAGAAATCATCGGCGTGGACGATGCGCTCGACATTGGCCTCGACCAAGTTGAACTCGGCGCCGAGCGCCAGCATGGCCGCCGGCCAATCGGCGGCAGGGTCGGCATGCACCAGGCTGCCGCCGATGGTGCCGCGGTTGCGCACCTGCACGTCGCCGATGGCGCGCGCGGTCTCGCAGAGCAGCGGGGAAGTCTTCTTGAGCAGTGCGGAGCTTTCGATTTGATAATGGGTTGTCAGAGCGCCGATGACGATCTTGTCCTTTTTTTGGCGGATTCCTCTCAGCTCGGCGATCTTGCCGATATCGATGAGCAGCGTCGGGTTGGCGAGCCGCAGTTTCATCAATGGCAGCAAGCTATGGCCGCCGGCGAGCAGTTTGGCGTCGTCGCCATGCTGCGCGAGGGCGCGCAGCGCCTCGTCGATCGTCCGCGGTGCGATGTGATCGAAAGCGGTCGGGATCATCGGGTCGTCTCACTCG encodes the following:
- a CDS encoding xanthine dehydrogenase family protein subunit M — protein: MIPTAFDHIAPRTIDEALRALAQHGDDAKLLAGGHSLLPLMKLRLANPTLLIDIGKIAELRGIRQKKDKIVIGALTTHYQIESSALLKKTSPLLCETARAIGDVQVRNRGTIGGSLVHADPAADWPAAMLALGAEFNLVEANVERIVHADDFFIGPMTSATAPTEILSEIRIPLPQRRTGSVYLKMPQQASGFAIVGVAAWVRVNGKGSCEDIGIGVTGLADRPFRAAAVADLLRGKKLTDKLIVSAAATIADALEPLEDLHASADYRAHLAKVYAARAVQEAARRAAKSR